One Candidatus Hydrogenedens sp. genomic window, GAAAAGATAATTTACAGCTTTCTTACCAAAGAACAAAAAGAACAATTTGAAAAAGAAAAAGAATTGGACTTCTCATTAGCAGTTGGTAGAAAACATAGATTTCGAGTAAACGTGTATTATCAAAAACAATGTGTAACCGCAGCACTACGACCTATTCCAGAAAAAATCCCTTCTCTAAAAGATTTGGGTTTACCTGAGAATCTCAGAGAACTTGCATTTGCTCGTCAAGGTTTAGTTCTTGTTACTGGCCCCACTGGTAGTGGCAAAACGACGACCCTCGCTTCTCTTATTGACATCATTAACAATCAGAGAGCATGTCATATCATTACCATAGAAGACCCAATAGAATATGTTCACACCCATAAGAAAAGTATTGTAGACCAACGTGAAATTGGAGGAGACACGCATAATTTTGTTCGTGCATTAAAATATGTATTAAGGCAAGCACCCGATGTTATTCTCATCGGCGAAATGAGAGACCTTGAGACAATCCAGGCGGCACTTACCGCTTCTGAAACTGGACATCTTGTATTCGCAACACTACATACCAACGATTCCATCCAAACAATTGACCGTATTATTGATGTCTTCCCCGCAGGACAGCAACAACAGATACGTTTCCAATTATCGATGGTTTTATTAGCGGTAATATCTCAGAGATTACTACCTCACAAAGACGGTGAAGGTCGCGTCTTAGCGTATGAAATATTAAGGTCA contains:
- a CDS encoding type IV pilus twitching motility protein PilT, whose protein sequence is MDIQELFDIVLKENASDLIISAGAPPILRINGQLYRTKTDPLTPQATEKIIYSFLTKEQKEQFEKEKELDFSLAVGRKHRFRVNVYYQKQCVTAALRPIPEKIPSLKDLGLPENLRELAFARQGLVLVTGPTGSGKTTTLASLIDIINNQRACHIITIEDPIEYVHTHKKSIVDQREIGGDTHNFVRALKYVLRQAPDVILIGEMRDLETIQAALTASETGHLVFATLHTNDSIQTIDRIIDVFPAGQQQQIRFQLSMVLLAVISQRLLPHKDGEGRVLAYEILRSNNAISNLIREGKNYQIYSILETAFKDGMVTFDRRLKELYLEGLISYEDAIANMKNPEELKESST